In the Ictalurus furcatus strain D&B chromosome 13, Billie_1.0, whole genome shotgun sequence genome, ACTAATGTCAATTCTTATGGAAGCATCGGGTGTCCAAGAATACAAGCAGTTTCAAGGCTGAGTAGAATTGTAACAAACCTGAGCTTTAGCTTGCTGACAAAATAGAATGAACATCATATCCTTTAATCTCCCCTACCTTTCTCACAGCTACAAGACAATTAAAGCCTTgcttctaataataatactcatcCCTAATTATGAGACAAGCTTAGCTTGCGGCCCCGTTAGAAGTGACAGACCAATTAATTGCCACTTAGAGGGCAGACAAAGCAAGACCACTTTGCACAAGAAGACATTAATGTGTGTCTCGTCATAAACCCTGATACAGAAAGAAACAAGAGTCTTGCAAGATTATTAGCTGGGAATaaaatattgatatttataCTGTCACAAGCGCAAATTCATtgttacactgttatattatttgatCATCTTGTACTACTGGTATTGAGGTACAATACTTTAAATTGTTTAAGTCAAAAATTTTGTACTTAAAATCTAGGAGAAACTCTGCATCACTAATGTCTACTATATAGTCACACTAATAAGGTGTTAAGCCATGACTCTGCTTCATTAAATGTTTGTGCCAGTAGTGAATGAGTTTTGACTGGTGCAATAATGCAACACTTCTGAATCCTTTGAACAAAATGTTTTCAGCTGATGTTTACTATCTAGAAATAACACCTCTGAGAGCAGTGAACCCATCAACAAGCTTCTGAATATCTTCTGAGCCTCACATCACCCCAGTGCTATTCAGTAAAATCAATTCTCAACATCTTATCTATATCTCTACATCATGTCTGGGTTCGCAGTTTTAGTGCTTCATGCATGCTAGCTGTTACGAGCTTGTGGTTGAATTTTCTGTAAATGAGGTTCTGGTAGGTGGTCCTGAGGTCTCGGTTGAAGAAAGTGTTTATAAAGGGGTTAATGAGAGAGTTGGCATAGCCCAGCCACAGCAGGGTTCTCTCCACCCACAAGGGCACGCAACTGCAGCGCACACCACAGACAAATGGCCTTGTGGTGGAGAGCAGAAAGAAAGGCATCCAGCACACACTGAACGCCCCCACCATAACCCCCAATGTAGTTGCTGCCTTCTGCTCACGCTTGAACATGGACATGTTCCTGTGCTCATTCCTCAGAAGTCGTGCAAATCTAGTGCACTCCTTCACCTCCCTCTGCAGTTTCAGCACAGCAGACACATAGTTCACACCATCATCAGCTCTCGGGGGGAATGTGATGGCGTGCTTGGCCACACTGACTTTGACAGCTCGGTATATCCGGTAGTACATGATCAGCATCACACACATGGGGATGTAGAAGGCCACAGCTGTGGAGTAAATGGTGTAGCCCAGGTCCTGGCTGATCAGGCATAAATTATCGTCATTGACATTCTGAGCCCAGCCAAACAACGGGGGCAGAGTGATGGAAGCAGAAAGCAGCCACACAAGCAACACTATTTTTGCCATGCACTTTCCACTTCGCCTCACAGGATAGGTCAGCGGCTTCGATATGCCAAGATACCtgtaacaacaaacacaacagaaacTAATGTAAGCAGAGTATCTTAGATGTGAAGCAACACTTTTGCATAGTAACCTTGGTTCTTCTCCCAGTCTCAAGGACATGTTCAAGGACCTCATGTTTTACCTCCTATTGCAATTAATAAGCATGAAAGTGAAGAGAAATTTAGGCAAcacaatatttatttctattttcttatgaatttgtttttacattctCTGGTACTTATGTCTCAGTGGATGCACATTACTCCCACACTAAAGTACCACACTGCATAACCATCCATCTCTTTCATCATTGTTTGACAATTATTAGTCACAGCAAGTACTTATTAGTGCTTAATTGAATACAGATTTGCTTCTCATATTTTTAGCTTGATATTATTCTTACACCCTGACCTATTTTTAACAGCATGAGGACACATTTTTGaaggtttaaatgtaaatgtaatgtctCGTTTTCAGAGGAACCTGGcatgtttttcagtaaatgaaaAACCTAAGGAGAAATTAGAACCGATTTCAACATTATACAGGAAATGGAATTAAAAGTACAATGCATAATAAAAAACTTAAAACACTAAAAAGGGAatacacaatacatacacaattgtttttgtttattcatcAAGTTATATTTCATAATTAcaataagtaaatatttaataattatatactGCATGTaggctatttaaaaaattttttgtttgtttgtttttttggagatgagaatgagagagaatgagagagcatACAAGTGAGTTACAAATTAATTTCACCATTTTTAGACGTGTGTCTTACCTGAAAATTGTGTCtagaaatattttcagttaattttttcATACAGAGGCTTGCTGTCCAAAAATTCAGTCAGTGCCATTATTTCATGTGACACTACACCATCAGAAATAATTGTACA is a window encoding:
- the LOC128617329 gene encoding 5-hydroxytryptamine receptor 7; the encoded protein is MTLVMTTTFHIAPESSSLSIQISLANGSKTLLTCSHVSKSEENLQELVMSSWSSEMLELRLMKNQVQPTTPSTSSLMGNKSSCAEHLLRYGNPEKVLIGGVLIILTVSTICGNLLLVLSVCLVKKLKQPSNYLIVSLAVADLTVAVAVMPFVSITDLIGGHWMFGQLFCNVFIAMDVMCCTASILTLCVISIDRYLGISKPLTYPVRRSGKCMAKIVLLVWLLSASITLPPLFGWAQNVNDDNLCLISQDLGYTIYSTAVAFYIPMCVMLIMYYRIYRAVKVSVAKHAITFPPRADDGVNYVSAVLKLQREVKECTRFARLLRNEHRNMSMFKREQKAATTLGVMVGAFSVCWMPFFLLSTTRPFVCGVRCSCVPLWVERTLLWLGYANSLINPFINTFFNRDLRTTYQNLIYRKFNHKLVTASMHEALKLRTQT